One genomic region from candidate division WOR-3 bacterium encodes:
- the rfaD gene encoding ADP-glyceromanno-heptose 6-epimerase, translating to MNAKYFVLTGGAGFIGSCVLSYLNGMGKDDVIVVDDMGRGEKWRNLSGKRFEDYINKEEFAAKIEKGVFDRDVCCVVHMGACSSTTETDAEYMMNNNYAYTKKLAQWSAKKGIRFIYASSGATYGDGYLGFSDDDENTLKLKPRNVYGFSKAAFDNWAIKSGLVSKIAGLKFFNVFGPNEYHKGDMSSVVYKSYLSVKEKGFIELFESDSRKYENGMQMRDFVYVKSCQKIIWWLIENENVCGIYNVGTGKPRTWNDLAKSVFAATGKKEDIRYKKMPEQLKGKYQNFTCAENIKLKRAGYTEKFPELEDSVKDYVKNYLENDFSVI from the coding sequence ATGAACGCTAAATACTTTGTTTTGACGGGAGGAGCGGGATTTATAGGAAGCTGTGTGCTCTCGTATTTGAACGGGATGGGAAAAGATGACGTCATAGTCGTCGACGATATGGGAAGAGGCGAAAAGTGGAGAAATTTGTCGGGTAAACGCTTTGAAGACTACATAAACAAGGAAGAATTCGCCGCGAAAATCGAAAAAGGAGTTTTTGACCGTGATGTCTGTTGCGTAGTACACATGGGAGCCTGCTCCTCGACGACAGAGACTGACGCAGAATACATGATGAACAACAACTATGCCTATACAAAAAAACTGGCGCAGTGGAGTGCGAAAAAAGGGATCCGATTCATATACGCCAGCAGCGGAGCCACTTACGGAGACGGATATCTGGGTTTCAGCGATGACGACGAAAACACATTAAAATTGAAACCCCGCAACGTCTACGGTTTTTCAAAGGCCGCCTTCGACAATTGGGCTATTAAATCCGGTTTGGTCTCAAAAATCGCCGGGCTTAAATTTTTCAACGTTTTCGGACCTAACGAATATCACAAAGGCGACATGTCGAGTGTTGTGTATAAGTCATACCTGAGCGTAAAAGAAAAAGGCTTCATCGAGCTTTTTGAATCCGACAGCCGAAAATACGAAAACGGCATGCAGATGAGGGATTTCGTCTACGTAAAGAGTTGTCAGAAGATTATATGGTGGCTCATAGAAAACGAAAATGTCTGCGGTATATACAATGTCGGAACAGGAAAACCGAGGACCTGGAACGACCTGGCGAAGTCGGTTTTCGCGGCGACAGGAAAAAAAGAAGACATAAGATACAAGAAAATGCCGGAGCAATTGAAGGGCAAGTACCAGAATTTTACTTGCGCAGAAAATATTAAACTGAAAAGGGCCGGTTACACTGAAAAATTTCCAGAGCTCGAAGACAGCGTGAAGGATTACGTAAAAAATTATCTCGAAAATGATTTTTCAGTCATCTGA
- a CDS encoding class II aldolase/adducin family protein yields MIFQSSEKNTHDGKDMSWLSEKMEEIESVTRGAHKRGWADSKAGNYSFEISDVQAKTDLFRDVKKINGRVGFFPELSDSAFLVSAAGADFGKEVFEPADEFMLVLTGKNGEVSFGSFSDSLTVFPTSEIESHLLVHSVLRNVNSEHKAVLHLHPPEIAALSGKYFLEPSSKNAIEKALKNFLAVHPAEEKKETASPFVDFFPAGSKRLAEETAIVFSGFNFAAWAGHGVICSGKDLYEAFKRIEVLNRISEDILKSV; encoded by the coding sequence ATGATTTTTCAGTCATCTGAAAAAAATACGCACGACGGGAAAGACATGTCGTGGCTTTCAGAAAAAATGGAAGAGATCGAAAGTGTTACCCGCGGAGCCCACAAAAGGGGCTGGGCCGATTCAAAAGCAGGAAATTATTCTTTTGAAATCTCTGATGTACAGGCCAAAACGGATCTATTCAGGGACGTCAAAAAAATAAACGGCAGGGTCGGGTTTTTTCCTGAACTAAGCGATTCAGCGTTTCTGGTCAGCGCCGCTGGAGCGGATTTCGGAAAAGAAGTTTTTGAGCCCGCAGACGAGTTTATGCTCGTCCTGACGGGCAAAAACGGAGAAGTGAGTTTTGGAAGTTTTTCTGACTCCCTAACTGTTTTTCCAACTTCCGAGATTGAGAGTCATTTACTGGTTCACTCGGTTTTGAGAAATGTAAATTCAGAGCACAAAGCCGTTCTGCATTTGCACCCCCCTGAAATCGCGGCTCTTTCGGGCAAATATTTTCTCGAACCCTCGTCAAAGAACGCGATCGAAAAAGCCTTGAAAAATTTTCTCGCTGTTCATCCGGCTGAAGAAAAAAAAGAAACTGCGTCGCCGTTTGTCGATTTTTTTCCCGCAGGTTCAAAAAGACTGGCCGAAGAGACGGCAATAGTTTTCAGTGGATTTAATTTTGCCGCCTGGGCCGGCCACGGCGTAATATGTTCCGGCAAAGACCTCTATGAGGCGTTTAAAAGGATAGAGGTTTTGAACCGTATTTCTGAAGATATCCTTAAATCCGTATAA
- a CDS encoding VWA domain-containing protein, with amino-acid sequence MKGKFLTAVLVPVVLASFFCTPKEIIKEKVDDWQYSVESYDEDEEYLKRSFGGAQMSPTVTYSSAPMVLESADDGIGFSVGGAKDINNFRENIENGYLPLPTDITVEGIYYDYFFETGQTEPCEELFCPSYSKAVSMDPFTGEPVYYLSVGLNSGMKESDFSRKKLNLVVVIDISGSMSSPFDRYYYDRFGSQQESQDTADFDKSKMEIANRAVVELLDHLGPDDRLGIVLFDDRGYLAKPLRRVDETDMESIKGHVLEIEPMGGTNMEAGMFIASTLYDSLESLDRDEYENRVIFLTDAMPNTGSTDENSLFGMFEKNSERGVFTTFIGVGVDLNTELVEILTKIKGANYFSVHSPTAFKEQMDDNFDYMVTPLVFDLELVLESDGYEIEKVYGSPEANLSTGEIMKVNTLFPSKRVEGETRGGLVLLRLKKTSGDARISLGVSYEDRNGVKDENSQTIEFGGSETEYYDNSGIRKGILLARFVELVKSWLTDQRAEGEYLAGHPMVSRNTGIIVYDEKILELGRWERQSMGLEVSSHYTELFEDFHDYFMKEAEAIGDTALSRELDVLKKLSEM; translated from the coding sequence ATGAAAGGCAAATTTTTGACGGCAGTTCTGGTTCCGGTCGTTTTGGCGTCTTTTTTCTGCACGCCTAAAGAAATAATCAAGGAAAAAGTAGACGACTGGCAGTATTCCGTAGAATCTTATGATGAAGACGAAGAATACCTTAAAAGGTCTTTCGGAGGAGCGCAGATGTCACCGACCGTGACTTACTCATCGGCTCCGATGGTATTAGAGAGTGCGGATGACGGGATCGGTTTTTCCGTCGGCGGCGCGAAGGACATAAACAATTTCAGGGAAAACATAGAGAATGGATACCTTCCGCTTCCGACCGACATAACCGTCGAGGGCATATATTATGATTATTTCTTCGAGACGGGACAGACAGAACCGTGCGAAGAGCTTTTCTGCCCGTCATACAGCAAAGCCGTTTCCATGGATCCTTTCACGGGCGAACCGGTGTACTATCTTTCTGTCGGACTCAATTCGGGAATGAAAGAGAGTGATTTTTCACGGAAAAAACTCAATCTCGTCGTCGTCATAGATATATCGGGATCCATGAGCTCTCCGTTCGACAGATATTATTACGACAGATTCGGCAGTCAGCAGGAGTCGCAGGACACGGCCGACTTTGACAAATCCAAAATGGAAATAGCCAACAGAGCTGTCGTCGAACTGCTGGATCATCTTGGACCTGATGACAGACTGGGAATAGTCCTCTTCGACGACAGAGGGTATCTCGCAAAACCTCTGAGAAGAGTCGACGAGACTGACATGGAGAGCATTAAGGGCCACGTTCTCGAAATAGAGCCCATGGGCGGAACGAACATGGAAGCAGGAATGTTTATTGCGTCAACACTTTACGACAGTCTCGAAAGCCTGGACAGAGACGAATACGAGAACAGGGTGATATTTTTGACGGACGCCATGCCGAACACGGGTTCTACGGACGAGAACAGTCTTTTCGGAATGTTTGAAAAAAACTCAGAAAGAGGCGTCTTTACAACCTTTATAGGAGTAGGGGTAGATCTCAACACAGAACTCGTCGAAATACTGACCAAGATCAAGGGAGCGAATTACTTCAGCGTTCATTCGCCGACGGCTTTCAAAGAACAGATGGACGACAATTTCGATTACATGGTGACTCCGCTCGTTTTCGACCTCGAACTCGTCCTCGAATCGGATGGTTACGAAATTGAAAAAGTTTACGGCTCTCCCGAAGCAAACCTTTCGACGGGCGAGATAATGAAAGTCAACACGCTTTTCCCCTCGAAAAGAGTTGAAGGAGAAACGAGAGGCGGTCTCGTTTTGCTGAGGCTTAAAAAAACGTCAGGTGACGCGAGAATTTCACTCGGTGTCTCTTACGAGGACAGAAACGGCGTCAAAGATGAGAATTCACAGACGATTGAGTTCGGCGGATCGGAGACGGAATATTACGACAACAGCGGAATAAGAAAGGGAATACTTTTGGCGCGTTTTGTAGAACTCGTGAAAAGCTGGCTAACCGATCAAAGGGCTGAGGGAGAATATCTTGCAGGACACCCCATGGTGTCCAGAAACACCGGCATAATTGTATACGACGAAAAAATACTGGAACTCGGAAGATGGGAAAGGCAATCCATGGGACTTGAGGTCTCGTCGCATTACACTGAACTATTTGAGGATTTTCACGATTACTTCATGAAAGAAGCTGAAGCCATAGGCGACACGGCGTTGTCAAGAGAACTCGATGTCCTCAAGAAACTGTCGGAAATGTAG